The genome window AACATTAGCAAAACAGATTTTACTGGATATTGATAAACTCTAAACCATGAAATATTTTTTATTTAGCCTGCTTTTTATTGTCTCACCACTGACTCATGCACAAGCACTATGCCCAATGACGAGTGCCGAGGCGCAGCAAAGTTGTTTAGATGAAAAATTACAATCAGCGATTGATCATATGGTGAGTGACTTAACCATCATTAAACGACGCCATGCTGATAACAAGGCATTGCTAAAATCACTGGAATTATCTCAGCAAACCTGGGACGCCTATCGCAAGACACAATGTCTTAATGTGTATCAGACCTGGCAAAAGCATCAAAATCAAACCGCCATGACGGCCAGTTGTGCTATTGAATTGACCAGACAACGCCATCAATTTCTACAGAATTATTACCTGAAGTAAACCTGTTCAAACCTGTGAAAAATATTGGCGTGCCTGCTCCGCATCCAGATGAATCTGAGCAATGAGTTGCTCCAGGCCATCAAAACGCTGTTCATCACGAATCTTGTGTAAGAAAAATACTTGGACATGCTCTCCATATATTTCTCTTTTAAAATCAAACAAATGCACTTCAAGCAAGGCTTTATTTCCACCGATGGTAGGTCGAATACCAATATTCGCTACGCCATTGACCGGCTCTTCATCAATACCAAATAACTGCACAGCAAAAACACCTGTCAGTGGAATTTTATGGCGATGTAAATGGATATTCGCAGTGGGAAAGCCCATCTTGCGGCCGCGCTTATCACCATGGGCGACACGACCACTCATTCTGTATGGGCGTCCTAATAATTTTTCAGCCAATACTAAATCACCGCTGCTCAGAGCATTTCTTATGCGCGTACTACTCACCCGATTTTGATCAATGGCAAAGGTATGCATATTCACAACTTGGAAGCCATATTTTTTGCCGGCTTCCTGTAGCAACGCAAAATCCCCTTTTCTTTCACAACCAAAGCGAAAGTCATCCCCTACGACTAAATATTTGACGTTCAAACCTTCCACTAATAATTTTTGAATAAACAGTTCAGCTGACATCTCTGCCAAGCGTTGATTGAAGCGCAAGACACATAACTGCTGAATGGAATAACAACGCAATGCTTCCACTTTTTCACGAAACCGCGTCAGTCTGGCTGGGGCTTTTTCTGGTACAAAATATTCAAAAGGCTGCGGCTCAAAAGTTATCACTACGGCAGGTAATTTCAGCGTATCGCCTTTCATGGCTAATTGAGTTAATACCGCCTGATGGCCTAAGTGAACACCATCAAAATTACCAATGGTAGCGACACACCCTTGTGGTGAAGCAGGTAAATTATGAAAACCGCGAATGATTTTCGGCATAAGACGTTGTCTACCAAAAAAATAATCAAACACAACAGAGTAACGGCAAATAAAAAAACAATCCAGCAGGCAAGCCTACGCCTATTACCTTATAATAGGCGCAAAATTATTTCGGTCAGAGGCAAGAATGGCAGCGAAACAAAAAAAGCTGGATTATGAAGCTGCAGTTAAAGAGCTGGAAGCATTAGTTGAACGCTTAGAAGATGGCGATATTAGTCTGGAAGAATCCCTTAAACTTTATGAACGTGGTGTATTACTGACGCGTGATTGCCAGGAGTCACTGCAAGCAGCAGAACAAAAAGTACAAATGCTGTTACAACAATCTGGCCAAAGCAATATGGTAGATTTCGACCCGGAAACTGGTGACGCGTGAACGTCAAGTTTCCTCTCGAAGACTGGATGTTAAAACACCAGTCCCAAATTGAATTTGTATTAGAAAAACGTCTTCAGCAAGGTCTAAAGCCGGGATCAGCACGTTTATTCGAAGCCATGCGTTACGCCACATTGGGCGGGGGTAAACGTTTACGTGCGCTACTTGTTTACGCCACAGGACAAGCCATGGGAGCTAAGCAACCAGCCATGGATGTTGCCGCTGCTGCAGTTGAAATGATCCATGCCTATTCGCTGGTACATGATGATATGCCCATGATGGATGACGATGATTTACGAAGAGGTCGTCCAACCTGTCACAAAGCTTATGATGAAGCCACGGCGCTTTTAGTCGGTGATGCCTTACAAACTCAAGCGTTCGAAACCTTGTGTGATGAGACGCTGACGGATAAACAACAAAGTCGTATGATAAAAACACTCAGTCATGCTTCGGGGGCAGCAGGCATGGCAGGAGGCCAAGCCATTGACTTGGAATCCGTTGGAAAAAAACTGGATATCGACGCACTTCAAGCCATGCATAAGTTAAAAACCGGCGCATTAATCCGGGCAAGTGTCTTAATGGGCGC of Methylophaga marina contains these proteins:
- a CDS encoding lysozyme inhibitor LprI family protein, with product MKYFLFSLLFIVSPLTHAQALCPMTSAEAQQSCLDEKLQSAIDHMVSDLTIIKRRHADNKALLKSLELSQQTWDAYRKTQCLNVYQTWQKHQNQTAMTASCAIELTRQRHQFLQNYYLK
- the ribF gene encoding bifunctional riboflavin kinase/FAD synthetase, which gives rise to MPKIIRGFHNLPASPQGCVATIGNFDGVHLGHQAVLTQLAMKGDTLKLPAVVITFEPQPFEYFVPEKAPARLTRFREKVEALRCYSIQQLCVLRFNQRLAEMSAELFIQKLLVEGLNVKYLVVGDDFRFGCERKGDFALLQEAGKKYGFQVVNMHTFAIDQNRVSSTRIRNALSSGDLVLAEKLLGRPYRMSGRVAHGDKRGRKMGFPTANIHLHRHKIPLTGVFAVQLFGIDEEPVNGVANIGIRPTIGGNKALLEVHLFDFKREIYGEHVQVFFLHKIRDEQRFDGLEQLIAQIHLDAEQARQYFSQV
- a CDS encoding exodeoxyribonuclease VII small subunit is translated as MAAKQKKLDYEAAVKELEALVERLEDGDISLEESLKLYERGVLLTRDCQESLQAAEQKVQMLLQQSGQSNMVDFDPETGDA
- the ispA gene encoding (2E,6E)-farnesyl diphosphate synthase gives rise to the protein MLKHQSQIEFVLEKRLQQGLKPGSARLFEAMRYATLGGGKRLRALLVYATGQAMGAKQPAMDVAAAAVEMIHAYSLVHDDMPMMDDDDLRRGRPTCHKAYDEATALLVGDALQTQAFETLCDETLTDKQQSRMIKTLSHASGAAGMAGGQAIDLESVGKKLDIDALQAMHKLKTGALIRASVLMGALSAEQYDETILEHLDRYADCIGLAFQVQDDVLDVITDTETLGKTQGADIALNKPTYPALLGLEKAQQKAVALIEKALTHLDACPFNSEVLAELAQFVVKRSH